A segment of the Burkholderia sp. PAMC 26561 genome:
AGCCGCAATCCAGGGAACATCACCTTGCTGAACGTGCCGCTATAAATCACGCGGTCGTGCTGATCCAGGCTTTTCAGCGCGGGAAGTGGTCGGCCCGCATAACGGAACTCGCTGTCGTAATCGTCTTCGATCACCCAGCTTCCGTTGGCTTTCGCCCAGTCGAGCAATGCCATCCTGCGTTCCAGCGATAACGTCACGCCCGTCGGACTTTGATGCGATGGCGTGACTACCGCGAAGCGCGCATTCGCGTTGAGGGCGAGGCCGCGTTCGACCGAGATGCCGTGTGCATCGACGGGAACGGGCACGAGCCGCGCATTCACTTCGAGCAGGAAACGGCGGGCGAGAATGTAGCCGGGGTCCTCGAACCAGAAGGCATCGTCGGGCGAGGCGAGACTGCGCAATACGAGTTCGAGCGTCGCACGATAACCCGTCGTGACGAAGACCTGCTCGGGCACGCATTCGACTCCGCGCGACAACCCCAGGTAAGTGGCGATCCGTTCGCGCAATGGCCAGAAGCCGGCAGGATCAGGGTACGCAAACGCGGTTGCGTCGCCGCTGCGCAGCCGATGCGCGACCAGCCGGTTCCAGACCTTGCGCGGGAATGCATCGATTGCGGGCAAGCCCAGTTGATACGGCCGAGGTGCGCCGCTGCCATAGGGCGACAACGCAGGCGCCGCTGCCGGCAAAGGTTTGCCCGCTGCACGCCGGGTGCCGCTTGCCGAAACTGGCAGCGCTGGCGAAACAATGGTTCCTGCCGCGCCGCGAACCTGCAGATACCCTTCATCGGCGAGGATCCGGTAGGCCATCTCCACCGTTCCGCGCGCCACGTTCAGTTCCATCGCGAGGCCGCGCACCGCAGGCACGCGATCACCGGAGCGCAGATGCCCTTGCGCGATCGCGGTCTTGAATCGCGTGCAGATCTGCAGATAAACCGGCACGGAAAGCGCACGATCGATATCCAGCTCGAGCTTCGGTAACGCGGGCTTCATGGACTAGTCATTGTGATGATTCTTGGCTCTTCTAGGCAGGCCATGATTTTCGCATACTACTTCTGTGGCCCGATACAGCGATACCCGCGCCAGCAAAATCAATCACGAATGACTGACTTTTCCCAGGAGCGTTTCATGACTTCCCGTCTTGATTTCTACAAATCCAATCCCGCCGACATCAAAGCCTTGATGGGCGTTGAAGAACAGATCAACAAGAGCCCGCTCGAACAGATCCTGAAGGAACTGGTGCGCTTGCGTGCATCGCAGATCAATGGCTGTGCTTTTTGCCTGGATATGCACGTGGCCGACGCGCGCAAGGCTGGAGAATCCGAACGCCGTCTGGCGACGGTCTCGGCATGGCGCGAAACGCCGTTCTTCACCGAGCGCGAACGCGCTGCGCTGGAGTGGACCGAAGCGCTGACGCTGGTCGCGCAGAATCACGTGCCGGATTCTGTCTGGGAAGCCGTCCGCCCGCATTTCGACGACAAGGAATTGACCGACCTGACGTTGCTGATCACGTCGATCAACAGTTGGAACCGCTTTGCGATCGCGTTTCGCAAGATGCCTGAATAACGTCGTGTCAGCGTTTTAAGCTTCCGCGCGTGCGTCCAGCAACAAGGCCACGCGCGTGCGGGCGAAGGCGGGGTCGATGGGTTCATCGTCGAAAAGCAGCCGGTACATGATCGGCGCGACCACGCTGTCCATTACATCGTGCAACGCCGGCGGCACTTCGCCGCGTTCGACCGCGCGCTCCAGGATCATCTGAACCTGCGAGCGCGTAATAGCCGCACACTGGCACGCAGGGCCGCTGCCGTCGGCGTTCATTCCCGCGAGCACGTCGCGGGTCATCGCACGGCCCGGCGCCGATGACATCTCGTCCTGGTATCCCTGCGCCCACGTTGCGAGATCGCTTTGCAGCGAACCGGTATCGGCGGGACCGTTGTCGGGGTAGAAACGCTGCACGGCGACATCGGCGAGAAGGGTTTGCAGGTCGCCCCAACGCCGGTAAATGGTCGACGGCGTCACGCCCGCCCGCACCGCAATCTGCGGCACGGTGATCGCGTCGCGCGGCATTTCCGCCAGCAAGCCGTTGACCGCCCGGTGGACCGACTCCTGAACCCGCGCGCTTCTGCCGCCGGGCCGCAAACCTTCTCGTGCTGCCATGTGCTCCACTCCTGCTGCGAACCAGCGTTAAAGCTAAAACGTTGCATTAACGCCGGACAACGCGCACAATCCGCTAAAGCAATTATTTTGCGTTTATTCGACGGAGTGTGCAATGGCTATCGATACCAGTCCGAGTTCGTCCCGTTCGTCGTCCCAGGCGCTGGGGCTCTATGCGTTCGCCTCGGCCACCTTTTTCGCGGCATCCAGCGCCCCTACGCCGCTTTACAGGGTGTACCAGGAGGCGTGGGGATTTTCGTCCGCCATGGTCACGCTCGTGTTCGCCAGTTATGCGTTCAGTTTGCTGGCCGCGCTGCTGACAACGGGCGCGCTGTCGGATCACATTGGCCGGCGTCCGGTGATCATCGGCGGGATCGCGCTGGAAGTCGTGGCGATGCTTGTTTTCACCGATGCCCACAGCGTCGGCATCCTGATCCTCGCGCGCGTGCTGCAGGGCTTCGCGACCGGCGCGGCGACAAGCGCGCTGGGCGCCGCGATCCTCGATGCAAGCCCTACGCGCGGCTCCCTGGTCAATACCTTGTCGCCGCTCTTCGGCATGGGCGTGGGTGCGCTCGGATCGAGCATGCTGGTGGAATATGCGCCGGCGCCCATGCGGCTGGTCTATCTGGTGCTGGTTGCATTGTTCGTGGTGCAGGCGGCCTGGGTGCTGGTGCTGCCCGAAACCGTGAGCAGGCTTCCGGGCACGCTCGCGTCACTGGTTCCGCGTGTGCGGGTTCCACTGGCGGCGCGCGGGGCGTTGCTGCGCATTGCGCCGGTCAACGTTGCGGTGTGGGCGCTCGGTGGTTTCTATTTGTCGCTCGGACCATCGCTTGCGCGCGCTGTCACCGGCGCCGACGATGCCACCACAGGCGGCTGGGTCGTGTTCGCGCTGACCACCGGGGGTCTCGCCGCCGTCATGCTCTTGCGCTCCATGAGCACGTTGCGCTTGCTGCTGACCGGCGCAATCGTGCTGGCGGCTGGCTTGCTTATCACCCTGACCGGCGTGCACACGGGCAACGCGGGAATCTTCTTTGTCGGGACGATCATTGCGGGGATGGGTTTTGGCGCGGCGTTCCAGGGCGCGTTGCGCTCGGTATTACCACTCGCAGAGGCGCATGAACGCGCAGGGCTGATGGCGGCGCTGTACGTGCTGAGTTATCTGGCCTTCAGTGTGCCGGCAATCCTCGCAGGTACGATGGCCCATGTGGTCGGCTTGCGGCTGACGACCGACGTGTACGGCACCGCGCTCGTCGTGCTCGCCGCAATGACTGTGGTTGCGAGCGGCCTAAACAAGGGCGCGAGGATGGCGCGTGAGGGGAGCTAACCGCTCTTACGCGCCGCAGGCCCCGTCGGGCCGGGCCCCGTTGGGCTGAACCAGTAAGCAATCGCGCCGATCACGAGCGGCACGGCCGTGACCAGAAACAAGCGCGAAAACAAGTCCGCGCTCGATAACCCCGCATGACGCGCATGCTCCGCGATCATTCCGAAGATGCTGCTTGCCAGCGCCACGCCCAGGAACACGAGGCTGTTCAGCAACCCGAGACCAAGCCCGAGTTTCGCGGGCGCGATGATGCCGCGCGCTTGCGACATCACGAGCGGATGAATCGCGCCTACTGACAGCAGCAGGCAGATCGCGCCGACACTGATGACCGGGCTTTGCGCAGGTGTCGATGCCAGCACGAGCGCGGCACACACGCCGGCCGCAAGCCATCCGAGCGTCAGCGTTTTCGGCGCCATTCGCCGCACGAGCAGCGGAATGGAGAAGGACGCTGCGATCCCCGCAACACTCGTGATGGTCATGGCATTGCCCCGGGCGATGACGTCGAAGCCGAATACATCGGCGAGATAGGGGCCGCCCCATGACGTACGAAACGTCGCGCCCACCGACATGGCAAGACATACGGGCATCAAGGTCCACATGCCTTTCTTGTTGCCCGATGCTGCCGCTGCTCCGGCCGCGCGAACCGCGTAGGAAGCGCTATGTTCACGACGACGCACGAAAAACATGATGCCGAGCGTCGCGATCAGCATGAACATCGCCGATAACCCCATCACCGGCCGCCATCCATAAACCGATGTTGCGCGGCTCAGCGGAAACGCCGCCAGCAAGCCGCCGATCATGCCGATTGCACTCGCTGTAGTAACCGCGGTAACCGCGCGAACGCTGCGCGGACTGCCGCCTTCGCTATTGCGCAGCACGTGGTTCAGCAAACCCATGAAGACCGGCGCGCATCCGAGCCCGATTCCCGCCTGTGCGACGATCGCGAGAACGGGATCCTCGGTCACGGATAACAAAGCGACGCTCACCGTACCTATGCTCATCAGCACGGCCGTCG
Coding sequences within it:
- a CDS encoding MFS transporter produces the protein MAIDTSPSSSRSSSQALGLYAFASATFFAASSAPTPLYRVYQEAWGFSSAMVTLVFASYAFSLLAALLTTGALSDHIGRRPVIIGGIALEVVAMLVFTDAHSVGILILARVLQGFATGAATSALGAAILDASPTRGSLVNTLSPLFGMGVGALGSSMLVEYAPAPMRLVYLVLVALFVVQAAWVLVLPETVSRLPGTLASLVPRVRVPLAARGALLRIAPVNVAVWALGGFYLSLGPSLARAVTGADDATTGGWVVFALTTGGLAAVMLLRSMSTLRLLLTGAIVLAAGLLITLTGVHTGNAGIFFVGTIIAGMGFGAAFQGALRSVLPLAEAHERAGLMAALYVLSYLAFSVPAILAGTMAHVVGLRLTTDVYGTALVVLAAMTVVASGLNKGARMAREGS
- a CDS encoding carboxymuconolactone decarboxylase family protein produces the protein MTSRLDFYKSNPADIKALMGVEEQINKSPLEQILKELVRLRASQINGCAFCLDMHVADARKAGESERRLATVSAWRETPFFTERERAALEWTEALTLVAQNHVPDSVWEAVRPHFDDKELTDLTLLITSINSWNRFAIAFRKMPE
- a CDS encoding MFS transporter, with product MSDIENTSRASTSAYNADFGLWALTFSYVLSQFFRSYVAVISTQLIGDFHFTPQMFGWFSGAFFLVFAAAQIPVGILFDRFGVRYPTAVLMSIGTVSVALLSVTEDPVLAIVAQAGIGLGCAPVFMGLLNHVLRNSEGGSPRSVRAVTAVTTASAIGMIGGLLAAFPLSRATSVYGWRPVMGLSAMFMLIATLGIMFFVRRREHSASYAVRAAGAAAASGNKKGMWTLMPVCLAMSVGATFRTSWGGPYLADVFGFDVIARGNAMTITSVAGIAASFSIPLLVRRMAPKTLTLGWLAAGVCAALVLASTPAQSPVISVGAICLLLSVGAIHPLVMSQARGIIAPAKLGLGLGLLNSLVFLGVALASSIFGMIAEHARHAGLSSADLFSRLFLVTAVPLVIGAIAYWFSPTGPGPTGPAARKSG
- a CDS encoding TetR/AcrR family transcriptional regulator, whose protein sequence is MAAREGLRPGGRSARVQESVHRAVNGLLAEMPRDAITVPQIAVRAGVTPSTIYRRWGDLQTLLADVAVQRFYPDNGPADTGSLQSDLATWAQGYQDEMSSAPGRAMTRDVLAGMNADGSGPACQCAAITRSQVQMILERAVERGEVPPALHDVMDSVVAPIMYRLLFDDEPIDPAFARTRVALLLDARAEA
- the pdxR gene encoding MocR-like pyridoxine biosynthesis transcription factor PdxR, yielding MKPALPKLELDIDRALSVPVYLQICTRFKTAIAQGHLRSGDRVPAVRGLAMELNVARGTVEMAYRILADEGYLQVRGAAGTIVSPALPVSASGTRRAAGKPLPAAAPALSPYGSGAPRPYQLGLPAIDAFPRKVWNRLVAHRLRSGDATAFAYPDPAGFWPLRERIATYLGLSRGVECVPEQVFVTTGYRATLELVLRSLASPDDAFWFEDPGYILARRFLLEVNARLVPVPVDAHGISVERGLALNANARFAVVTPSHQSPTGVTLSLERRMALLDWAKANGSWVIEDDYDSEFRYAGRPLPALKSLDQHDRVIYSGTFSKVMFPGLRLAYVVAPVSATQRFHEVCASMNAGSPYLLQASVTDFMAEGHFARHLKKMRLLYAHRREITARALAEVFGERLAIDLPPGGLQMAAHFVDGTDDVAVAGRANPKGFGEQALSRWYMGVPSQSGLVLGFANIVDEDQAMRRAHELKRAADA